The Syntrophales bacterium nucleotide sequence AAAAAATTACTTGATAGATTCGTAAATACTCAGGTTGTTTAGACTGTCTTATGTTAGGACTGCGCAAAGAACGAATCAATGACCCCAACCCACCTAAACACAGAGCGCTGAACGGTTAATTTTTTCTTGACTTTTGCGTTTTCAAATAGGATAGACTCCGCCTCTCAAACCGATTGCACCCCAAGGGGTCGTTTTAGCAACCAATTTGCGAATATGAAGGAGGATTAATGAGTAATTACGATAATATGTCAACGGGGCAGATTCTTGAAGCTGGCGCCCGGCAGGTACCTTCGAAGGTAGCGGTAATAGATGGGAAACGTCGCGTTACCTATCAAGAGCTGAACAACCTTGCGGACGCATTTGCCGCGAGCCTGGCTGACCAGGGATTCAAAAAGGGCGACCGGGTTGTCATGTATATGAAGAATTCCCTGGAATTCATCGTCATTTTTTACGCCCTCCAGAAGCTTGGGGTAATTGTGGCCTGGGCTAATCCCAGTTACCGAAAAACCGAGGCTCATTTTATCCTCTCCAACTCGGAGGCGAAGGCGGTTTTTGTTTTCAAGGAATGGGAAGGCTATAACTATCTCGAAGCTTTACTGGAACTAAAAAACGAATTGCCACTGCTCCAATCCATTTTTGTGGTGGGAGAAGCAGAGGTTGCAGGGGTATATACTTTCGACGCCATGATCAAAAATGGTCAGGGAAGGACATATTCAAAACCTGAGATCAACCCTCAAGCAGATCTCTCCATGTTTATTTACACCTCCGGAACAACCGGAATGCCCAAAGGGACCATGATTACCCAGGCCCAGGCGGCGAAAGCAGGGATACAGTATGCCCTCGGCGTCGACGCTTCTTCGGAGGATGTCTTTATCGGCTTTCTGCCCATGTGTCACTCCTACGGTTGCGGCTCCATCCTCATTCAGCCCTTCCTGCTTATGGCCAGCGTTGTTTTGCTGGAAAAGTTCAGTTGCAAGGATGCCTTTGAAATCATTCAAAGGGAGCGCGTCACTCTACAGCTTGGCTCGCCGGCCCACTACCTGATGGAGCTGAATAATCCGGATCTGCACAACTATGACCTTTCCTCCCTCAGGGCCGGCTTGATTGCCGGACAGATTGCGCCGGAGGGACTGATCACCAAAGTGCACAACGATATGGGCGTTTATCTGACCACTTTTTGGGGCGCTTCCGAAGTGGGCCCGGGTTTGGGCATCATCTGTCCTTATCCTTCTCCTCTGGAGACAAGAGAAAAATATATTGGCCTGCCCGTCGCCGGTACAGCCGTGCACGTGGTAGATCCACTGACCAAAAAGGAAATGCCGGATGGGGAAATCGGAGAGCTTGCCTTGTCCGGCTGGCACGTAATGAAGGGGTACTGGAAAAACCCGGAGGAAACGAGGAAGCAGATCGTGGACGGCTGGCTTTTCATGGGCGATCTTGTTTCCAAGGCGGCGGATGGCTACCTCAAAATCCATGGACGCATCAAGGATTTGATCAACCGCGGCGGTTTCAAAATTTCCCCCTATGAACTGGAATCCATTATGATGGAGCATCCCGCTGTGGAGCAGGCGTGCGTTGTCGCCACCCCGAATCCTGTTCTCGGTGAAAACATTTGCGCGTGCGTCATTATCAAGCCGGGGGCAACGTTGAGCCTGAAGGAGCTGCGAGAATTTCTCAAAGGCAAGGTCGCCCCCTTCAAGCTTCCTGACGAACTTTGCCTGTTGAATGACTTTCCCCGTCTCTCCGGGGGCGTCAAGATCAACAAGTTTGGCAAGGGCGGTCTCGTAGAACTGGCTCAGCAGAATGAGAACCGCGAAAAAGCCAGGGCTTAGGGTCTGGATTGCGAGGCCGAACACCCCCTTGACAACAAATAACAGCACTTGTATAGTACGGCGCAAAAAAGGAGTCTCTTACCAATCAATTTTTAATCGCACCATTAGCTAAGAAAGGAGTATGCAAAATGAAAAAAGTAACCATTTTTATGATCCTGGCGCTTTTCTCTGTAGTTCTTTTCTCTGCGCACGAAGCAGTTTCGGCGCCGGTAATCGAATTGAAATGGAGCAATTACTTTCCTGTCCCCGCAATGCAATCAAAGATCTGCGAGGAATTTATAAAGGAGATTGAGGCGAAAACTCAAGGCAAGGTGAAATTCTCCTATTTCCCGGCCGGAACGCTGCTGACCGCGCCCAAGATTTACGATGGCGTTGTCCAGGGAATCTCCGATATCGGCTTGTCCAATCTTTCCTATACCTATGGGCGCTTCAATGTGACAGAGCTGCTGGACCTGCCGCTCGGGTTCCCCAATGCGTGGATTGCCAACCATGTGGCGAACGATTTTATCGGAAAATTCAGGCCCAAGGAATGGGACAAGGTTCATGTCCTGGCGCTGCATTCATCCCCGGTCAATGTTATGATGACGGTGTCAAAGCCTGTAAACAAGATGGAAGATCTGAAAGGCATGACAATAAGGGGGCAGGGCTACATTGGCGAGGTGGCAGCAGCCTTGGGTGCTACGCCCAGGGCAATCGCCACGCCTGAGACCTATGATGCGCTGCTCAAAAACGTTATCGGCGGCGTTTATCTGCCCATGGAGACAATGAGGGCCTTCCGGCTGGCAGAGGTGACAAAACATGTAACGGAGTGCTGGCCCGTTGGTCAGGTCTATACATTTTATCTTATTATGAACAAGGATACCTGGAATGGACTGCCGGAAGATGTGAAAAAGGTCTTCAATGAATATCCTTTTGAGGAAAAATTTGCGAACACTTGGAATGCAATTGACATAGACGGAAAAAGCCTGGGGATGGGGAAAAAGCTCAATTTTATCCAGCTTTCGCCGGATGAGGCCAACAGATGGATAAAAGCCTCGGAAACAGTTGTAGAGAAATATGTAAAATCTTTGGTATCCAGGGGTTTTAAGGAAACGGAAGTGCGGGGATGGATAAAGTTTACAAAGGAGCGGATAACTTACTGGACAGCAAAACAGCGGGAGCTCAAGATCAAATCCTCGACAGGACCTGATGATATAAGGATCAAATAGTGAACAGATTTGAAGAATTCGTAAGGGATGTGAGCAGGTACTTTGAATTGGCAGGGGTTGTAGGTTTGCTTGCTATGTTCTTGGTGAATCTGATTGATGTTGTCGGGGCAAAGCTGTTCAAATGGCCCCTCCCCGGGGCCCTTGAGGTAATAAGTTTTTCACTGCTTGTTGCCATAGCCCCTGCCATTGCTCATGGTCTTTTTTTGGGAGTGCATTTGAGGATAGATTTTATTATTCAAAAGTTTCCGAAAACCCTGAGGGGCGTATTGGATACTTTGGTGTCCATCTTTTGCATGATTCTGTTCATTTTAATCTTCTGGAAGGCGTTGGAGTATGGATATTCCCTGCAAAAAGCAGGCGAGATTGGATCTTCATCAAAAATTCCCTTCTTTCCTTTTGCCTATATCCTGGCCATAAGCTGCGTCCCCGCTGTTCTCTACTTTGTTCTTGAAACAATAAAATCTGTAAAGGGGAGACCATGAGCGCAACTTCAATAGGAATAATCGGCATAGTTTTGATCCTTGCCCTTTTTGTTATCAGGATGCCCATTGCTTTTTCGCTGGCTTTTGTGGGCTTTTGGGGAATTTCCTATATTACATCCCTCAAAACAGGGCTGGCCATTCTCCCCCGCGATATTTTCGAGCAGTTAACGTCTTATTCAATAAGCGCTATTCCCATGTTTATTCTTATGGGATATTACGCCTTTTCTGCAGGGCTGGGCGCAAGGTTGTATGAGGCCGCTTATAAGGTTATGGGACACATCAGAGGCGGACTTGCCATAGCGACAATCTTCGCCTGCGCCGCCTTCGGCGCCATCTGCGGCTCCTCAACGGCGACCGCGGCCACAATGGGTAAACTTGCCATCCCCACCATGAAAAAATATGGCTATAACGATGCCTTGTCCACCGGCTGCGTCGCCTGTGGAGGGACGCTGGGGGTGCTTATCCCTCCCAGCGTCATCTTTCTTATCTATGGCTTTATGACAGAGCAGTCAATCGGGAAACTCTTTATCGCCGGAATTCTTCCTGGAATTATCCTGGCCATTTTTATGAGCGTTGCCGCGTATCTCGTGTGTCTTAAAAATCCAGCCTATGGGCCAAGGGGGCCGAAGGCTGATTTTAAAGACAAGGTAACGTCCATTATTAAGGTATTTGATGTCCTGGTGCTCTTTTTTGTAGTTATAGGCGGCCTGCTTTATGGTTTTTTCACGCCAACTCAGGCAGGGGGAGTAGGGGCTGCAGGCGCCCTCATTATCGGTCTTTTACGAAGAGAGCTGACATGGAAAAGCTTCATTGACAACACGTTGGAGTCGTTAAGGACATCCTGCATGATCATTACCATCATCGCCTGCGCGACAGTCTTTGGTAAATTCATGACCGTGGCACGGATTCCCTTTGCCCTTGCCAGTTGGGTTTCTTCCCTGGCTATCCCGCCCATTTTTACCATCTTCGTTATCCTGTTTATTTACATTGTCGGCGGCTGTTTTATCGATGCCATCCCGCTAATTATCCTTACCATTCCGATTCTTTATCCGATTGTCATCGCTCTCGGCTATGATCCCATCTGGTTTGGCGTCATTATTGTCCTGGTGACCTGCATAGGCGTCGTAACGCCGCCGGTGGGGGTAAACGTCTATGTGGTTAAGGGCATAGCCAAGGATGTGCCTTTAGAAACAATATTCCAAGGCATATGGCCTTTCCTCCTGGCCATGATTCTTACCGCCGTTGTCCTGATCGCGTTCCCATCATTAGCCCTTATCTTGCCTAATCTGGTACAGTAGCAGCGGACAGCATCTCCAATCTTGCGATGAAAGGGAAGGTTAATGAAAACCGCCGGACCGGAGTCGAGTCGGGGATGTTCCTGGACGCGCTGGTGATTTTAATGGAAAAAACCTGCAATCATACAAGCATGATGATATCTGTTTCAAGAAGGGGATGAAGATATGGAGCGGTTCATTTCATCTGACAGAGGTTCCGCTGATTTTGTCAAGAGGAAACTGCATGAATTAATCGTCTTGACGGAGATGAACAAAGAGATTCACTCCACCATGAACATTAACCAACTCTTCCAAATCCTTATCCAAAAAGTTGGCGTGGGCGTAAACTTCGAGCGGTGCCTGCTTTACCTGCTTCAGGAAGATTATTTGCGTTGCGTCGTCTGGATTGATCTGGTCAAACGGGAGAAGGCCTCGATCATAGAGAAACGGGTCGGATTCCGAATGGATGAAAACGCCGTCGAGGTGCAGGTCTTTAAAACGGGAAAACCAATCTATGTGGAAAATGCCTTCCTCGACAAACGGGTAAGCCAAAAAATCTTAAATGTTTCAGGCACAAAGGAGTATGGAGCTTTACCGCTCATTGGTCGCAAAAGCGTTCTGGGAGTCTTGACCGGAGACAAGTTCTACAGCAAAAGTCCCATTCTGCCCGAGGATATGGAGAGCCTGCAATTATTCGCGGGGCATATCAGCCTGGCGATCGAAAACGCGATGCTTTATGAGGAAAAGGAACGATTTAGCATGGTACTGGAAAAGACTGTCCAGGAGCGAACCGCTGAGCTTGTTCGTGCCAATCAGGACATTTCCATGAAAATGACTAAACTATCAAGCCTTTATCAGATGGCGAAACTCCTTGATGACGGCCTTGAGCAAAAGGCTGTTTTATATCAGATTTCGGCGCTGCTGGGGAGTTTGGGATTCGACACTTTTTCTGTAGGTTTATTGCAGGGGAATAACCCGAGAACCGTCTTTGTCAAAAACATAGAAGATAATGATCCCGAATGTTTGGATCTCCCCTTACCGGAAGAAGTTAATGAAGAATTCTGGAAATCCCCGCATGTTTTTCTTATCCATAATAAGCCCCCGGCCACATTGCCTTCAGCCTTTCTTAATTACTGCCGGACACGACAAATCCGCTCTTTCCTTGTGACTCCAATCATTTCTAAAGGAAAAAGAATCGGGGTATTGAAAATTTTTTCTCAAACCCGGGATGCGTTTCCTGATGAACAAAAGGATTTTTTCTACACCTTTGGTCAGCAGGCGGGCGTTGCGCTGGAAAATGCCATTATGTACCAGAAGGTTGTGGATGAAAAAAACCAAATAAAAACCATTTCCGAAAGGATTGAACAGGAAAATCTATATTTGAAAAAAAGGATCAAATCGGAGTTCGTGATCGGTAAAAGTCCGAAGATGATCGAAGTAATGGAGCTGGTGAGAAAAGTAGCGCCAAACCAGACCACTGTAATCATCTATGGCGAAACGGGGACGGGAAAAGAGCATATCGCCAATGCCGTCCATGAAATGAGCCCCCGCAGCGGCCGCTCTTTGGTTAAGGTAAATTGCGCGGCTATTCCCGAAGACTTAATTGAGAGCGAACTTTTCGGGCATGAGAGGGGAGCCTTTACCGGCGCCTATGAAAAGCGGATCGGGATGTTCGAGTTGGCCAATGGGGGCACTATATTCCTGGATGAGATCGGCGATCTTTCCATGAAAACGCAGACGAAACTCCTCAGGGTGCTCCAGGAGCAGGAAGTCCAGCGGATAGGTTCAAAAGTCCCCATCCATGTTGATGTGAGGGTTATTGCAGCGACGAATAAGGATCTGCAAAAAGCGATTGAAGAGCTGAACTTTCGTTCGGATCTTTATTATCGCCTGGCGGTTTTTCCCATTACCCTGGCGCCCTTGCGGGAAAGAAAGGAAGATATCGGAACCCTCCTGGATTTTTTCCTCAATAAATATGCCTATATTAGAAAACGAAAAATGAAGCTTTCTCCCCAAGTGATAGAAGTCCTGTTGGGGTATTCCTGGCCCGGCAATGTTCGCGAACTGGAAAATGTAGTAGAAAGGTTGGTCGTCGTTTCCAGGAATGATACAATAACAGTGGATGACCTGCCCAGGGAACTATGGGCCACCTCAAACATTGCCCATACACAGGCGAAACACTTAAACGAGGCAATCCAGGCGTTCAAAAAAAATATTGTTATTCAGACCCTGACTGCGGCGGGCGGGAAAAAATCGAGAGCGGCAGATATTTTAGGCTTGCCGAGATCTAATTTTTCCAGGCTGCTTAAGTCTTTGAATCTTTAATCAAAAGTGAATTGTCTGGCGCCTATCAGGGGCTGCCTGCACAGGCAATAAGAGCGGTTAAGGAAGGAGAATATGAATACTTTAGAATTGTTCAGACTTGACGGTCGAGTGGCTCTGGTTACAGGCGGCGCCCAAGGGCTCGGGAAGGACATAGCGCTGACTCTCGCGCAGAGCGGCGCATCCTTGATTGTTGCTGACCTGACAATGGCGGAGGAAACGGTAAAACAGGCCGAGGCGATCGGGGCTCGCTGTATTGCGATAAAAGCGGATATTTCCAAGGAGAGCGATGTTGAGAAGATGACGCGGCAGGCAATAGGCGAATACGGAAAGGTCGATGTGCTTGTAAACAATGCGGGGATTTCCCAGCTTAACTACGTACCGACAGAGAATGCCGCACTTGATGAATGGGATAAAGTCATTGCCGTCAATCTGCGCGGGACGTATTTGTGCTGCAAGCACATCGGGAAAGAAATGATCAAGAGCGGCGGCGGCAACATAGTGAACATATCAACCACCGCCGGCATAACGGGCGTAGCGCGGGCGCCTGCCTATTGCGCCTCCAAAGCAGGGGTGCTTCTCCTGACGAAGAGTCTCGCGCTTGAGTGGGCTCGCTACAATATCCGTGTCAACGCTATTGCCCTGCACTATATAGAAACCGCATTATCCGAGGGGTTGAGAGCGTCAGAAAAGGTTTATAAAGGCCTGATAAAACAGATCCCTCTCAGACGTTTTGGCAAGACTTCCGAGATCGTGGGAGTAGCTCTGTTACTGGCTTCGGAGGCCTCGAGTTATATGACGGGCAGCGTTGTCGCTGTCGATGGCGGATATCTGGCTCAATAGTTATTTACTTTATTTTCCATGGTAAGGGCGACAAGAACATAAGGGAAGCAGAAAATGGAGGAAAAAAAGCATGATGCCGCCAATCGCGGCAGCTACCCGGAGGTAACGGGGATTAACCGGGACGAGCATATCGGCATGGTCAGGGAAATCTTTGCGACCATCCCCGGAAGATACGATTTTTTAAACCACCTGCTGAGCCTCCGCCGGGATGTTGCCTGGCGCCGTTTCACAATCAAAAAGATGCGTTTTTTCCATACATATAAGCTACTTGACGTGGCTACCGGAACAGCCGATATGGCAATTGAGGCCGCCCGGATTCATCCGGAAATAACGGTGAAGGGGATAGATTTTGTAGCCGAAATGCTGTTTCCCGGTAAAAGGAAAATAGCCGCGCGGGGGCTTGCGGAGCGGGTTGAGCTGCTTCAGGCAGACGCGACGGTCTTGCCGTTTGACGATGAAAATTTTGACGCGACATCTGTCGCCTTCGGCATCCGCAACATCCCGGAAAGGATAGTCGCTCTGAGGGAGATGCGGCGCGTTCTTGTCCCCGGCGGCAGGGCCTACATCCTGGAATTGAACGCCCCCCAGAACCGGCTCTGGCGAAAAGCATTCGCCCCGTACCTGCTGCGCGTGCTGCCGCGCGTCGCCCGCCTCTTCACGCGCAATCCGGCTGCATATCTCTACCTCGCTGATTCGATAATCCATTTTCCACCGCCGGGGGAGTTTCTTGCGATGATGAAAGAGGCCGGCTTTGTCGAGCTGGAGCACTTTCCGCTGACGCTGGGCATCACTTCCCTTTATGTCGGCAGAAAGCTGTAAAATCCGGTTGCCAGTTGTCGGTTGCCGGTTGCCAGTTACCGGTTGCCGGTTGTCGGTTGTCGGTTGCCGGTTGTCGGTTGCCAGTTACCGGTTGCCAGTTGCCGGTTGCCAGTTGCCAATTGCCAGTTGCCGGTTGCCGGTAACCGTAAACCGTGAACCGTGAACCGGTAACCGTGAACCGTGAACCGGTAACCGTGAACCGTGAACCGGTAACCGTGAACCGTAAACCGGTAACCGGCACCAAAAAGATGCAGGAGGCGATATGACGCGAGATGAAGCGGAAGAACTGTTGAAGACCCATGTGAAAAGCGAACGGATGCTGGCCCACAGCCTCGCCTCGGAGGCGGTTTTACGGGCCCTGGCAAGGCGTCTGGGGAGGGACGAAGAGGCGTGGGGACGGGCGGGCCTCCTCCATGATATCGATATCGAAGATGTCGGGGGGGATCTCAACCGTCATGGTCTCGAGGCTGCGCCAATCCTGAGCAAAGCCGGCGTGGCGGACGAGATTGTCGAGGCGATAAAGATGCACAACGAAACCGCCGCCGGGGAGTTGCGGCATACGGAGCTGCAGCATGCCCTTGCCGCCGGAGAGACGATTACCGGGCTCATCACGGCAGTTACCCTGGTCTATCCGGACAAAAAGATCGCCGGGGTCAAGGTGAAATCGGTGACGAAGCGGATGAAGGAGAAGGCCTTTGCCGCCTCGGTAAACCGGGAGATAATCAGGGAATGCGAAAAAATTGGTCTGAGCCTTGACGAATTCGCCGGCCTGGCCGTTGCCGCGATGCAGGAAATCGCCGACCGCATCGGCCTCTGAATGCCTCAGCCCCGCCGGCTAACCGGATCTCCCCGGCGCTTGGGAAATTCCTCAGCCCCTGATCCGGCGTTTAAGCTCCGCAATGAGTGAGTTGCATATCTGACTGGCATCGGCGACGATCGCCACATCGGCCATTCTCATAATCGGCGCGTTGGGATTTTTATTTACCGCGATGATAAATTTGGCGTTGTTTATGGAAGCTGTATGCTGCATAGCCCCACTAATGCCAAACGAAAACAGTATGTTAGGACGAATCTGCTTGCCCGCCTGCCCGACCATGGCCTCCCGCCCGACCCAGTTTAAATATACCACAGGACGCGTCGCGCCTACTTCGCCGCCCAGCAGTTCGGCGAGCTCGTAG carries:
- a CDS encoding TRAP transporter large permease, with the translated sequence MSATSIGIIGIVLILALFVIRMPIAFSLAFVGFWGISYITSLKTGLAILPRDIFEQLTSYSISAIPMFILMGYYAFSAGLGARLYEAAYKVMGHIRGGLAIATIFACAAFGAICGSSTATAATMGKLAIPTMKKYGYNDALSTGCVACGGTLGVLIPPSVIFLIYGFMTEQSIGKLFIAGILPGIILAIFMSVAAYLVCLKNPAYGPRGPKADFKDKVTSIIKVFDVLVLFFVVIGGLLYGFFTPTQAGGVGAAGALIIGLLRRELTWKSFIDNTLESLRTSCMIITIIACATVFGKFMTVARIPFALASWVSSLAIPPIFTIFVILFIYIVGGCFIDAIPLIILTIPILYPIVIALGYDPIWFGVIIVLVTCIGVVTPPVGVNVYVVKGIAKDVPLETIFQGIWPFLLAMILTAVVLIAFPSLALILPNLVQ
- a CDS encoding ubiquinone/menaquinone biosynthesis methyltransferase; this translates as MEEKKHDAANRGSYPEVTGINRDEHIGMVREIFATIPGRYDFLNHLLSLRRDVAWRRFTIKKMRFFHTYKLLDVATGTADMAIEAARIHPEITVKGIDFVAEMLFPGKRKIAARGLAERVELLQADATVLPFDDENFDATSVAFGIRNIPERIVALREMRRVLVPGGRAYILELNAPQNRLWRKAFAPYLLRVLPRVARLFTRNPAAYLYLADSIIHFPPPGEFLAMMKEAGFVELEHFPLTLGITSLYVGRKL
- a CDS encoding TRAP transporter substrate-binding protein, producing the protein MKKVTIFMILALFSVVLFSAHEAVSAPVIELKWSNYFPVPAMQSKICEEFIKEIEAKTQGKVKFSYFPAGTLLTAPKIYDGVVQGISDIGLSNLSYTYGRFNVTELLDLPLGFPNAWIANHVANDFIGKFRPKEWDKVHVLALHSSPVNVMMTVSKPVNKMEDLKGMTIRGQGYIGEVAAALGATPRAIATPETYDALLKNVIGGVYLPMETMRAFRLAEVTKHVTECWPVGQVYTFYLIMNKDTWNGLPEDVKKVFNEYPFEEKFANTWNAIDIDGKSLGMGKKLNFIQLSPDEANRWIKASETVVEKYVKSLVSRGFKETEVRGWIKFTKERITYWTAKQRELKIKSSTGPDDIRIK
- a CDS encoding HDIG domain-containing protein, yielding MTRDEAEELLKTHVKSERMLAHSLASEAVLRALARRLGRDEEAWGRAGLLHDIDIEDVGGDLNRHGLEAAPILSKAGVADEIVEAIKMHNETAAGELRHTELQHALAAGETITGLITAVTLVYPDKKIAGVKVKSVTKRMKEKAFAASVNREIIRECEKIGLSLDEFAGLAVAAMQEIADRIGL
- a CDS encoding TRAP transporter small permease; amino-acid sequence: MNRFEEFVRDVSRYFELAGVVGLLAMFLVNLIDVVGAKLFKWPLPGALEVISFSLLVAIAPAIAHGLFLGVHLRIDFIIQKFPKTLRGVLDTLVSIFCMILFILIFWKALEYGYSLQKAGEIGSSSKIPFFPFAYILAISCVPAVLYFVLETIKSVKGRP
- a CDS encoding sigma 54-interacting transcriptional regulator; the protein is MERFISSDRGSADFVKRKLHELIVLTEMNKEIHSTMNINQLFQILIQKVGVGVNFERCLLYLLQEDYLRCVVWIDLVKREKASIIEKRVGFRMDENAVEVQVFKTGKPIYVENAFLDKRVSQKILNVSGTKEYGALPLIGRKSVLGVLTGDKFYSKSPILPEDMESLQLFAGHISLAIENAMLYEEKERFSMVLEKTVQERTAELVRANQDISMKMTKLSSLYQMAKLLDDGLEQKAVLYQISALLGSLGFDTFSVGLLQGNNPRTVFVKNIEDNDPECLDLPLPEEVNEEFWKSPHVFLIHNKPPATLPSAFLNYCRTRQIRSFLVTPIISKGKRIGVLKIFSQTRDAFPDEQKDFFYTFGQQAGVALENAIMYQKVVDEKNQIKTISERIEQENLYLKKRIKSEFVIGKSPKMIEVMELVRKVAPNQTTVIIYGETGTGKEHIANAVHEMSPRSGRSLVKVNCAAIPEDLIESELFGHERGAFTGAYEKRIGMFELANGGTIFLDEIGDLSMKTQTKLLRVLQEQEVQRIGSKVPIHVDVRVIAATNKDLQKAIEELNFRSDLYYRLAVFPITLAPLRERKEDIGTLLDFFLNKYAYIRKRKMKLSPQVIEVLLGYSWPGNVRELENVVERLVVVSRNDTITVDDLPRELWATSNIAHTQAKHLNEAIQAFKKNIVIQTLTAAGGKKSRAADILGLPRSNFSRLLKSLNL
- a CDS encoding glucose 1-dehydrogenase codes for the protein MNTLELFRLDGRVALVTGGAQGLGKDIALTLAQSGASLIVADLTMAEETVKQAEAIGARCIAIKADISKESDVEKMTRQAIGEYGKVDVLVNNAGISQLNYVPTENAALDEWDKVIAVNLRGTYLCCKHIGKEMIKSGGGNIVNISTTAGITGVARAPAYCASKAGVLLLTKSLALEWARYNIRVNAIALHYIETALSEGLRASEKVYKGLIKQIPLRRFGKTSEIVGVALLLASEASSYMTGSVVAVDGGYLAQ
- a CDS encoding acyl--CoA ligase, which encodes MSNYDNMSTGQILEAGARQVPSKVAVIDGKRRVTYQELNNLADAFAASLADQGFKKGDRVVMYMKNSLEFIVIFYALQKLGVIVAWANPSYRKTEAHFILSNSEAKAVFVFKEWEGYNYLEALLELKNELPLLQSIFVVGEAEVAGVYTFDAMIKNGQGRTYSKPEINPQADLSMFIYTSGTTGMPKGTMITQAQAAKAGIQYALGVDASSEDVFIGFLPMCHSYGCGSILIQPFLLMASVVLLEKFSCKDAFEIIQRERVTLQLGSPAHYLMELNNPDLHNYDLSSLRAGLIAGQIAPEGLITKVHNDMGVYLTTFWGASEVGPGLGIICPYPSPLETREKYIGLPVAGTAVHVVDPLTKKEMPDGEIGELALSGWHVMKGYWKNPEETRKQIVDGWLFMGDLVSKAADGYLKIHGRIKDLINRGGFKISPYELESIMMEHPAVEQACVVATPNPVLGENICACVIIKPGATLSLKELREFLKGKVAPFKLPDELCLLNDFPRLSGGVKINKFGKGGLVELAQQNENREKARA